In a single window of the Olivibacter sp. SDN3 genome:
- a CDS encoding monovalent cation/H+ antiporter complex subunit F: protein MTFFSTVLILSICILGVAMLIALYRFTKGPTLADRIASLDLIAADMIATLVIYVMITDKFIFFDIALVFSLVAFLGSMSFAYYLINSNSK from the coding sequence ATGACTTTTTTTTCCACAGTATTGATACTTTCCATATGTATTTTAGGAGTAGCAATGTTAATCGCTTTGTATCGCTTTACAAAAGGGCCGACATTAGCTGATAGGATTGCTTCTCTAGATTTGATTGCTGCAGATATGATCGCCACGTTGGTTATATACGTCATGATAACCGATAAATTTATATTTTTTGATATAGCACTTGTGTTTTCCCTGGTAGCTTTTTTGGGGTCAATGTCTTTTGCTTATTACCTGATAAATAGTAATTCAAAATGA
- a CDS encoding S9 family peptidase, which yields MRKIYLASVALSLTFANVCAQKKPLDHSVYDSWQGISSAKVSNNAQFVLYSVTPQEGDAMLSINSTDGEILWNIPRGENGTFTDDSKYAIASITPPFALVRQAKIKKKKAEEMPKDSLAIISLTSNEVFKVANVSKYKLPLASTDHVAYIVESKDTTKIEETADSKARNSKKKDKKDSYGTLHLRSLETGEEKTFEHVNDFYFDDKGAVLAFVKKGRDSAGKSSSTDTDAGLFLYLIKEKILKQISRGKGNYTNLAFDETGNQLAFTAEKNHEKALQKPYNLYYYTPEKDTASILANVSSTGMPLNWNVSGDGDVFFSKSGEKLYFGIAPIPPIKDTTIVDFEVANVDVWSWKDDYLQPQQLVNLQKDLTKSYLAVVSPRHGGSVVPLGSEEIPDIHTTDHADNGYVLGNSNYGKRISAQWEGGTAQDFYVISTLDGSRKKIAENIYGYASISPTGKFIIWYDLETQQWNSYEISNNRSRVLNSELPVSFSDEENDSPTFARPYGIAGWSADDAEVLIYDKYDIWSFNPAGDDRKLLTNGAGRSNQITFRYEDIAPKIGIQKKQKSIIIDLKNPLLVSAFDHKNKERGWYNTNPRNKRDPKEIAMGPYMYNQISASENSKIYIYTKENYQAPPDLYSSSNFKNENKLSNINPQQQQYNWGTAELVKWTTPSGYEATGVLYKPEDFNEANKYPLIAYFYEKLSDGLHQYISPAPTPSRLNISYFVSNGYLVFAPDISYEIGHPGKSAEEYVNSGVGELSKFPWVDENHIGIQGQSWGGYQVSHLITRTDMYAAAWAGAPVVNMTSAYGGIRWASGMNRQFQYEKTQSRIGQDLWEGYDLFIENSPLFHLRSVNTPVVIMANDNDGAVPWYQGIEMFTALRRLGKPVWMLNYNGEEHNLVKRQNRKDIQIREQQFFDHFLKGKPAPVWLDKGIPATLKGIDWGFDLIDELK from the coding sequence ATGCGTAAAATATATTTAGCATCAGTAGCCTTAAGTCTCACCTTCGCTAACGTTTGTGCCCAAAAAAAGCCTCTGGACCATAGTGTTTACGATAGTTGGCAAGGCATTAGTTCTGCCAAAGTGAGTAATAATGCTCAATTTGTATTATACAGTGTTACTCCTCAAGAAGGAGACGCAATGCTATCTATCAATTCGACTGATGGCGAGATATTATGGAACATACCGCGCGGCGAAAATGGGACCTTTACCGATGACTCAAAATATGCGATTGCCTCAATTACGCCTCCTTTTGCACTTGTGCGACAAGCTAAAATTAAAAAGAAAAAAGCCGAAGAAATGCCTAAAGATTCTTTGGCAATTATTTCTTTGACCTCAAACGAGGTGTTTAAGGTCGCGAACGTATCCAAATACAAGTTACCTTTAGCGTCTACCGATCACGTTGCATATATAGTTGAAAGCAAGGACACCACAAAAATTGAAGAAACAGCAGACTCCAAAGCCCGTAACAGTAAAAAGAAAGATAAAAAAGATAGTTATGGTACTTTACATTTACGTAGCTTGGAGACGGGTGAGGAGAAAACTTTTGAGCATGTTAATGATTTTTATTTTGATGATAAAGGAGCAGTCTTAGCATTTGTAAAAAAAGGTAGAGACTCCGCCGGTAAGAGCTCATCTACCGATACCGATGCTGGCCTATTCTTATACCTCATAAAAGAAAAAATCTTGAAGCAGATAAGCCGAGGAAAAGGGAACTATACGAACTTAGCTTTTGATGAGACGGGTAATCAGTTAGCCTTCACAGCCGAAAAGAATCACGAAAAGGCGTTACAAAAACCCTATAACCTTTATTATTACACACCAGAAAAAGATACAGCTTCCATCCTTGCTAATGTAAGTAGCACGGGTATGCCTTTAAACTGGAATGTGAGTGGCGATGGCGACGTGTTTTTTAGTAAAAGTGGAGAAAAACTCTATTTTGGAATAGCCCCCATTCCACCTATAAAAGACACTACAATTGTTGATTTTGAAGTTGCCAATGTAGATGTTTGGAGCTGGAAGGATGACTATCTCCAACCACAGCAATTAGTTAATCTACAAAAAGATTTGACAAAAAGCTATTTAGCTGTCGTTTCTCCAAGGCATGGTGGCAGTGTGGTACCTCTTGGATCTGAAGAGATTCCTGACATACACACAACAGATCACGCAGATAACGGCTACGTTTTGGGTAATAGCAATTATGGTAAGCGAATTTCGGCTCAATGGGAAGGAGGTACAGCTCAAGATTTTTATGTGATATCGACCCTCGATGGGAGTAGAAAAAAAATAGCTGAAAATATTTACGGGTATGCCAGCATCTCTCCTACAGGTAAGTTTATTATCTGGTATGATCTAGAGACACAACAATGGAATAGTTACGAAATAAGTAATAATAGATCACGCGTCTTAAACAGCGAATTACCCGTGAGTTTTTCAGATGAAGAAAACGACTCGCCAACATTCGCCCGTCCTTATGGTATTGCTGGATGGTCGGCAGACGATGCTGAAGTTCTTATCTACGACAAATATGATATCTGGAGTTTTAACCCTGCGGGTGACGATCGTAAATTGCTAACAAACGGAGCAGGAAGAAGTAATCAAATCACTTTTCGTTACGAAGACATAGCGCCTAAAATTGGCATACAAAAAAAGCAGAAATCAATTATCATAGATCTCAAAAATCCGTTACTTGTTAGTGCTTTTGACCATAAAAACAAGGAAAGGGGGTGGTACAATACGAATCCGAGGAATAAAAGAGACCCAAAAGAAATTGCGATGGGCCCGTACATGTATAATCAAATTAGCGCAAGTGAAAACAGCAAAATATACATTTATACAAAGGAGAACTACCAAGCGCCGCCAGATTTGTATAGCTCTTCTAATTTCAAAAATGAAAACAAACTAAGTAATATCAATCCACAGCAACAACAATATAACTGGGGTACAGCTGAGCTCGTAAAATGGACCACCCCCTCTGGTTATGAGGCTACAGGTGTTCTATATAAACCTGAAGATTTTAATGAAGCGAATAAATACCCGTTAATTGCTTATTTTTACGAAAAGCTATCAGATGGGCTGCATCAATATATTTCCCCCGCCCCCACTCCTTCACGATTGAATATAAGCTATTTTGTGAGTAACGGTTACTTAGTTTTTGCGCCAGATATAAGTTATGAAATCGGTCACCCAGGAAAATCTGCAGAAGAGTATGTTAACTCTGGCGTTGGCGAATTGTCAAAATTTCCTTGGGTAGACGAAAATCATATAGGCATACAGGGGCAAAGCTGGGGAGGATATCAAGTATCCCATTTAATCACGAGAACAGATATGTATGCTGCTGCTTGGGCCGGAGCACCTGTGGTGAATATGACATCTGCTTATGGAGGTATCCGTTGGGCGAGTGGCATGAACCGGCAATTTCAATACGAGAAAACACAAAGCCGTATTGGGCAAGATCTTTGGGAAGGTTATGACTTATTCATTGAAAATTCCCCTCTTTTCCACTTGAGATCTGTTAATACTCCTGTGGTCATTATGGCAAATGATAATGACGGTGCTGTACCGTGGTACCAAGGGATAGAAATGTTTACAGCGTTACGTAGACTGGGGAAACCCGTATGGATGTTAAATTATAACGGTGAGGAGCATAACTTAGTAAAAAGGCAGAATAGGAAGGATATTCAAATACGCGAACAGCAATTTTTTGATCATTTTTTAAAAGGAAAACCGGCCCCGGTATGGCTTGACAAAGGTATTCCGGCAACATTAAAAGGCATTGATTGGGGGTTCGATCTAATTGATGAACTAAAATAA
- a CDS encoding MBL fold metallo-hydrolase: MELYTINAGLFKLDGGAMFGVVPKSLWQRTNPADENNLCTWATRLLLIVEGKRCILIDTGIGDKQDQKFFSHYHLHGDETLKTSLAKHGFQPDDITDVFLTHLHFDHVGGAIELNESQLTPTFSNAIYWSNRKHWNWAIHPNDREKASFLKENILPIEESGQLKFIEEKDGVAFTRDICVRFAYGHTDAMMLPQIQYKNHTILYMADLLPSIGHIPLPYVMSYDMFPLRTLKEKKHLLNEAFEKNYILFLEHDPIHECCTLRQTAKGIRVDKTFSLADFNNQVNT; encoded by the coding sequence ATGGAACTATACACCATTAATGCGGGGCTTTTCAAATTAGATGGAGGAGCTATGTTTGGCGTTGTACCGAAATCCCTTTGGCAACGCACTAACCCAGCAGATGAAAATAATCTCTGCACTTGGGCTACCCGTTTGTTATTAATAGTGGAAGGAAAAAGGTGTATTCTTATCGATACAGGTATCGGAGATAAACAAGATCAGAAGTTTTTCAGTCATTATCACTTGCACGGGGATGAAACCTTGAAAACATCTCTGGCAAAACATGGTTTTCAGCCTGATGATATTACTGATGTATTTCTCACTCATTTGCATTTCGATCACGTTGGTGGCGCTATTGAACTTAATGAAAGCCAACTAACACCAACCTTCAGTAACGCTATTTATTGGAGTAATCGAAAACATTGGAACTGGGCCATTCATCCAAATGATCGTGAAAAGGCTTCTTTTCTAAAAGAGAACATTCTCCCTATCGAAGAAAGTGGCCAACTAAAATTTATTGAAGAAAAAGATGGAGTTGCCTTCACGAGGGACATCTGCGTTAGATTTGCATACGGCCATACCGATGCTATGATGTTACCACAGATTCAATATAAAAATCATACGATACTTTATATGGCCGATCTGCTGCCTTCTATAGGACATATCCCTCTTCCATATGTGATGTCGTATGACATGTTCCCGCTACGCACATTAAAGGAAAAAAAACATTTACTGAATGAAGCATTCGAAAAAAACTATATATTATTTTTAGAACACGATCCTATCCATGAATGCTGTACACTGAGACAAACTGCGAAGGGTATCAGAGTAGACAAAACCTTCAGTTTAGCTGATTTTAACAATCAGGTAAATACTTAA
- the pckA gene encoding phosphoenolpyruvate carboxykinase (ATP): MKSTISTVLDLGNQKVNLQGEVYYQLSVPALIEHAIKNGEGVLTDKGALAADTGRFTGRSPGDRYIVEDTETIDTVWWGDVNQPIGRHYFDQLLKKMLNYIKIRKLYIRDGYVCASKEHHLNLRVITESAYQNIFANNLFLRLSEENSIPTPAWTILAIPSFEANPMVDGVKNSNFVIINFTAKIILIGGTGYTGEIKKSIFSVLNYLLPIKKNVLSMHCSANVGKTAEDTALFFGLSGTGKTTLSADPQRKLVGDDEHGWDDNGIFNFEGGCYAKCVGLDPIKEPQIFHAIRFGTLLENVCMIGEARVPDYQNISKTENTRAAYPANFIAGALEPALAKEPKNIFFLTADAFGVLPPISKLTVAQAMYHFISGYTAKVAGTEAGINEPTATFSACFGKAFLPLHPGKYAEILGEKLINGNVKVWLVNTGWVGGAYGVGKRMELKYTRNLIKAALSGTLENVPYKQHLIFGLSYPTECAGVPANLLSPRDSWADKDAYFVKAQQLAEAFLENFRQYEAQVSEEIKSAAPVINVVDIDLSS, encoded by the coding sequence ATGAAGTCTACAATTTCTACCGTATTGGATTTAGGCAATCAAAAAGTTAATCTACAAGGGGAAGTATATTACCAGTTATCTGTCCCAGCATTGATAGAACATGCCATAAAAAATGGAGAGGGTGTGTTGACAGATAAAGGCGCATTGGCAGCCGACACAGGTAGGTTTACCGGAAGATCCCCCGGTGATCGGTATATCGTAGAGGACACGGAAACAATTGATACTGTATGGTGGGGGGATGTCAACCAGCCGATTGGACGTCACTATTTTGATCAGCTCCTGAAAAAGATGTTGAATTATATTAAGATTCGTAAATTATATATACGAGATGGTTATGTATGTGCTTCGAAAGAACATCATTTAAACTTACGTGTTATTACAGAATCTGCTTATCAGAATATTTTTGCCAACAATTTATTTCTAAGATTATCGGAGGAAAATTCAATACCAACTCCAGCGTGGACAATCTTGGCAATACCTTCATTTGAGGCTAATCCGATGGTTGATGGTGTGAAGAATTCGAATTTTGTTATTATAAACTTTACGGCTAAAATAATACTTATCGGAGGTACAGGTTATACCGGGGAAATAAAAAAGAGCATTTTTTCAGTTCTTAATTACCTGTTGCCTATTAAGAAAAATGTGTTATCTATGCACTGTTCGGCTAATGTTGGTAAAACGGCAGAGGACACAGCATTGTTTTTTGGCTTATCAGGTACGGGTAAGACAACGTTATCTGCTGATCCTCAGCGTAAGCTAGTGGGAGACGATGAACACGGTTGGGACGATAATGGTATTTTTAATTTTGAAGGAGGATGTTATGCTAAGTGTGTAGGTTTAGATCCGATAAAAGAACCACAAATCTTTCATGCGATACGCTTCGGAACACTGCTGGAAAATGTATGTATGATTGGAGAAGCAAGAGTGCCCGACTATCAAAATATTAGTAAAACAGAAAATACGAGAGCGGCATATCCGGCTAATTTTATCGCTGGGGCCTTAGAACCAGCATTAGCCAAGGAACCGAAGAATATTTTCTTTCTTACCGCAGATGCCTTTGGTGTGCTACCCCCTATCTCAAAACTGACAGTTGCACAAGCAATGTATCATTTTATTTCAGGCTATACTGCGAAAGTTGCCGGAACTGAAGCTGGGATTAACGAGCCAACCGCTACCTTTTCTGCGTGCTTTGGAAAAGCTTTTTTACCTCTCCACCCTGGTAAATATGCTGAAATTTTAGGTGAGAAATTAATAAATGGTAACGTAAAGGTTTGGTTGGTTAATACAGGATGGGTAGGGGGGGCTTATGGTGTTGGTAAAAGAATGGAATTGAAATATACTAGAAATTTGATCAAAGCTGCTCTGTCGGGAACTTTGGAAAATGTACCCTATAAGCAGCATTTGATTTTTGGGCTGTCATATCCGACAGAATGTGCTGGTGTTCCCGCAAATTTACTTAGCCCCCGAGATAGTTGGGCAGATAAAGATGCGTATTTCGTGAAGGCACAGCAACTTGCAGAAGCATTTTTAGAAAATTTTAGGCAATATGAAGCCCAGGTCAGCGAAGAAATTAAGTCAGCAGCCCCCGTCATAAATGTGGTGGACATAGATTTAAGTAGTTAA
- the mnhG gene encoding monovalent cation/H(+) antiporter subunit G — translation MNTVTLFLSALIIILGSITMLISAIGLVRLPDFYTRLSAVTKNSTLGVILVISGAVLYFNNIEVLLKGLGIIFFIALTSPTSSYVIAKAAIHVKVPFWNKTNLKDFESLEEDQEKD, via the coding sequence ATGAATACTGTAACCTTATTTCTGAGTGCGCTGATTATTATCCTGGGATCTATTACCATGTTAATATCGGCTATAGGTCTTGTCAGACTACCCGATTTTTATACTCGACTGTCTGCTGTTACGAAAAACTCGACTCTTGGTGTAATCTTAGTTATCAGCGGCGCAGTACTTTATTTCAACAATATAGAGGTGTTGCTCAAAGGTTTAGGGATCATTTTTTTTATTGCACTAACTTCTCCCACATCTTCTTATGTGATAGCAAAGGCTGCGATACATGTCAAGGTACCCTTTTGGAACAAAACTAATTTAAAGGATTTCGAGTCTTTAGAGGAAGATCAAGAAAAAGATTAA